One Mesorhizobium sp. J428 DNA segment encodes these proteins:
- a CDS encoding dihydroorotase has translation MSATFDLILKGGTVVNHDGEGVRDVGIAAGRIHALGDLSRASAGETINCTGLHVLPGVVDSQVHFREPGLEHKEDLETGSRAAVLGGVTAVFEMPNTKPLTTSEAALADKVARATGRMHCDFAFWVGGTRDNAKDVAELERLPGAAGIKVFMGSSTGDLLVEDDDGVYSILKNTRRRAAFHSEDEFRLRERLGERVPGDPASHPVWRDEIAALQCTQRLVAVARRARARIHVLHISTAEEIEFLEHHKDVATCEATPHHLTLTADDYARLGTLLQMNPPVRSARHRDGVWRGISDGIVDVLGSDHAPHTLEEKKKPYPDSPSGMTGVQTLVPVMLDHVNAGRLTLQRFVDLSSHGPNRIFGMARKGRIAAGYDADFTIVDMKRRETISNEQQGSKAGWTPHHGREVTGWPVGTIVRGMRVMWDGDVVTAGRGRAVEFAEAGVGQ, from the coding sequence ATGTCAGCGACTTTCGACCTGATCCTCAAGGGCGGCACGGTCGTCAACCACGACGGCGAGGGCGTGCGCGACGTCGGCATCGCCGCCGGCCGCATCCATGCGCTGGGCGATCTTTCGCGCGCCAGCGCCGGCGAGACGATCAATTGCACCGGCCTGCATGTCCTGCCGGGCGTGGTCGACAGCCAGGTGCATTTCCGCGAGCCCGGCCTGGAGCACAAGGAAGACCTGGAGACCGGTTCGCGCGCGGCCGTGCTTGGCGGCGTCACGGCCGTCTTCGAGATGCCCAACACCAAGCCGCTGACGACCAGCGAGGCAGCACTTGCCGACAAGGTCGCCCGCGCCACCGGCCGCATGCATTGCGACTTCGCCTTCTGGGTGGGCGGCACGCGCGACAACGCGAAGGACGTGGCCGAACTGGAGCGGCTCCCGGGTGCCGCCGGCATAAAGGTCTTCATGGGCTCGTCTACCGGCGATCTGCTGGTCGAGGACGACGACGGCGTTTATTCGATCCTGAAGAACACCCGCCGCCGCGCCGCCTTCCACTCCGAGGACGAGTTCCGCCTGCGCGAGCGTCTCGGCGAGCGCGTTCCCGGCGACCCGGCCTCCCATCCCGTCTGGCGCGACGAGATCGCGGCCCTGCAGTGCACGCAGCGCCTCGTCGCGGTCGCCCGCCGTGCCCGCGCCCGCATCCATGTCCTGCACATCTCGACGGCGGAGGAGATCGAGTTCCTCGAGCATCATAAGGATGTCGCCACCTGCGAGGCGACACCGCACCACCTGACGCTGACGGCCGACGATTATGCCCGCCTCGGCACGCTCCTCCAGATGAACCCGCCGGTGCGCTCGGCTCGCCACCGCGACGGCGTCTGGCGCGGTATCTCGGACGGCATCGTCGACGTGCTCGGCTCCGACCATGCGCCGCACACGCTGGAGGAGAAGAAGAAGCCCTATCCGGACTCGCCCTCCGGCATGACGGGCGTCCAGACGCTCGTTCCGGTGATGCTCGACCACGTCAATGCCGGCCGCCTGACCTTGCAGCGCTTCGTCGACCTCTCCAGCCACGGCCCGAACCGCATCTTCGGCATGGCGCGCAAGGGCCGCATCGCCGCCGGCTACGATGCGGACTTCACCATCGTCGACATGAAGCGCCGAGAAACGATCAGCAACGAACAGCAGGGCTCGAAAGCCGGCTGGACCCCGCATCACGGCCGCGAGGTCACCGGCTGGCCCGTCGGCACCATCGTGCGCGGCATGCGCGTGATGTGGGACGGCGACGTCGTGACGGCCGGGCGGGGCAGGGCGGTGGAGTTTGCGGAGGCGGGAGTAGGGCAGTAG
- a CDS encoding GFA family protein: protein MSLDNRPIYSGGCQCGAVRFRVEGALGDASVCHCRMCQKASGNFYLPLVSVRHAKLEWTRGERKRFQSSNYAWRGFCGDCGTPLTYEAPDGVALAIAAFDDPSTIRPIIQWGVEAKLPYVDEVPDLPGEETMADIADAPFLADLVSYQHPDYDTDQWPAEDKS from the coding sequence ATGAGCCTCGACAACCGGCCGATCTATTCCGGCGGCTGCCAGTGCGGCGCGGTGCGCTTTCGCGTCGAGGGCGCGCTTGGCGATGCGTCCGTCTGCCATTGCCGCATGTGCCAGAAGGCGTCCGGCAATTTCTACCTGCCGCTGGTCTCGGTGCGGCATGCGAAGCTCGAATGGACGCGCGGCGAACGCAAGCGCTTCCAATCCTCAAACTATGCGTGGCGCGGCTTCTGCGGCGACTGCGGCACGCCGCTCACCTATGAGGCGCCGGACGGGGTGGCGCTTGCGATCGCCGCCTTCGACGACCCGTCGACCATCCGCCCCATCATCCAGTGGGGCGTCGAGGCGAAGCTGCCCTATGTCGACGAGGTGCCTGATCTGCCCGGGGAGGAGACGATGGCGGACATCGCCGACGCGCCCTTCCTCGCCGATCTCGTCTCCTACCAGCATCCAGACTACGATACGGACCAGTGGCCAGCGGAGGATAAGTCATGA
- a CDS encoding GFA family protein has product MTETIRTGGCQCGAVRFRIRGALGRPSICHCRMCQKAFGSFFGPLVTAPKDGVEWTRNEPAYFQSSVNISRGFCQRCGTPLTYRHPEGLEIAIGAFDDRSDLKPLIQVHTGSAIPWVTEIFDAPKRSADGDSANREEGMISFQHPDHDTDNWPVEGLRL; this is encoded by the coding sequence ATGACGGAAACCATCAGGACAGGCGGCTGCCAGTGCGGCGCGGTGCGCTTCCGCATCCGCGGCGCGCTGGGGCGCCCCTCGATCTGCCATTGCCGCATGTGCCAGAAGGCGTTCGGCTCCTTCTTCGGCCCGCTGGTGACGGCGCCGAAGGACGGCGTCGAATGGACGCGCAACGAGCCGGCCTATTTCCAGTCGTCGGTCAACATCTCGCGCGGCTTCTGCCAGCGCTGCGGCACGCCGCTCACCTATCGCCACCCGGAGGGCCTGGAGATCGCCATCGGCGCCTTCGACGACCGCTCGGACCTGAAGCCGCTGATCCAGGTCCACACCGGCTCGGCCATTCCCTGGGTCACCGAGATCTTCGACGCGCCGAAGCGCTCGGCCGACGGCGACTCCGCGAACCGCGAGGAAGGGATGATCTCCTTCCAGCACCCCGACCATGACACCGACAACTGGCCGGTCGAGGGGCTGCGCCTGTGA
- a CDS encoding four helix bundle protein — MDLSVEAYSLTKDWPKSEQYGLTNQIRRAATSIAANIAEGYGRDSKGSYQQFLRIAQGSLKEFETHLLLSVRLDFSSKDEADRLLLECDQLGKMLRALIRKIEAS; from the coding sequence ATGGACCTGTCAGTCGAAGCCTATAGCCTCACCAAAGATTGGCCCAAATCCGAGCAGTACGGTCTGACAAATCAAATTCGCCGCGCAGCGACTTCAATTGCCGCCAACATTGCCGAAGGATATGGCCGCGACAGCAAGGGCTCTTACCAACAGTTCCTTCGCATTGCGCAGGGCTCGCTGAAAGAGTTCGAGACCCATCTTCTTCTTTCGGTTCGTCTCGATTTCAGCTCGAAAGATGAGGCGGATCGTCTGCTGCTCGAATGCGACCAGTTAGGCAAGATGCTGCGAGCCCTGATCCGCAAGATCGAAGCAAGCTAG
- a CDS encoding transcriptional regulator — protein MTRTISEAERARQQYAALVSHYRAIGPAAIMAALLCARKKNLKNQFVLKRAS, from the coding sequence ATGACCCGTACGATCAGCGAAGCCGAACGCGCCCGACAGCAATATGCGGCACTCGTCAGCCACTACCGCGCCATCGGTCCGGCCGCGATCATGGCCGCGCTGCTGTGCGCCCGGAAGAAGAACCTGAAAAACCAGTTCGTGCTGAAGCGCGCGAGCTGA
- a CDS encoding NUDIX hydrolase, with amino-acid sequence MTVSHAPLPAVSIALVDRDRVLLVRRGRAPAKGLYAFPGGRVEDGESLEAAVRRELFEETGLGAEAVEPVETLLIEREGSGSTFELNVFRGVYAGGEPVAGDDAETAGWFTLADMACLPVIPSVLAVAQRLLSP; translated from the coding sequence ATGACTGTGTCCCACGCTCCCCTCCCCGCCGTCTCGATCGCACTGGTCGACCGCGACCGCGTGCTGCTGGTCAGGCGCGGGCGGGCGCCGGCGAAGGGGCTCTATGCGTTTCCGGGCGGGCGCGTGGAGGATGGCGAGAGCCTGGAGGCGGCCGTGCGGCGCGAGCTGTTCGAGGAGACTGGGCTGGGAGCGGAGGCGGTCGAACCGGTCGAGACGCTGCTGATCGAGCGCGAGGGCTCGGGCTCGACGTTCGAGCTCAACGTGTTCCGCGGCGTCTATGCGGGCGGCGAGCCGGTCGCCGGGGACGACGCGGAGACCGCCGGCTGGTTCACGCTCGCCGACATGGCCTGCCTGCCAGTCATCCCGTCCGTGCTCGCAGTCGCGCAAAGGCTGCTTTCCCCATGA
- a CDS encoding TIGR02301 family protein, with amino-acid sequence MTRGALLSVALLSAVLAAPVSARAAEAPFESRLLRLSEILGSLHYLRNLCGETSNQWREEMETLLRTENPEPALRARYVSSFNNGYRSFAAGYSTCTESAYTAISRYMKEGEELSRDIAARFGN; translated from the coding sequence ATGACGCGTGGGGCTCTTCTTTCGGTTGCACTCCTGTCGGCGGTGCTGGCCGCACCGGTGTCGGCGCGCGCGGCCGAGGCGCCCTTCGAGAGCCGGCTGCTGCGGCTCTCCGAGATCCTCGGCTCGCTGCACTATCTGCGCAACCTGTGCGGCGAGACCTCGAACCAGTGGCGTGAGGAGATGGAGACGCTGCTGCGGACGGAGAACCCGGAGCCGGCGCTGCGCGCCCGCTACGTGTCGAGCTTCAACAACGGCTACCGCTCCTTCGCCGCCGGCTACTCCACCTGCACGGAATCCGCCTATACGGCGATCTCGCGCTACATGAAGGAAGGCGAGGAACTGTCGCGCGATATCGCGGCCAGGTTCGGCAATTAA
- a CDS encoding MarR family winged helix-turn-helix transcriptional regulator translates to MSGDTCHCMILRKAARRVSARYDEALAPLGVNIAQFSLLRHIRRMAPVSLTDLAARVELDRSTVGRNAKVLQRMGLVASAAGEDQREAVLSVTEAGRTVLRDGAPLWDGVQDDIEARLGEGKLEQLHHLLAAL, encoded by the coding sequence ATGTCCGGCGACACTTGCCACTGCATGATCCTGCGCAAGGCGGCGCGGCGCGTCTCGGCGCGCTACGACGAGGCGTTGGCGCCGTTGGGCGTCAACATCGCGCAGTTCAGCCTGCTGCGGCACATCAGGCGGATGGCGCCGGTGTCGCTGACGGATCTTGCAGCGCGGGTCGAACTCGACCGCTCGACGGTGGGGCGCAACGCCAAGGTGCTGCAGCGGATGGGGCTCGTCGCGAGTGCAGCCGGCGAGGACCAGCGCGAAGCCGTGCTCTCGGTCACCGAGGCCGGCAGGACGGTCCTGCGCGACGGCGCGCCGCTGTGGGATGGCGTGCAGGACGACATCGAGGCGCGGTTGGGGGAGGGGAAGCTCGAACAGCTGCATCACTTGCTCGCCGCCCTCTGA
- the cimA gene encoding citramalate synthase, with the protein MTRERLYLFDTTLRDGQQTPGIDFSVEDKVAIARMLDEFGMAYVEGGYPGANPTDTAFFEKSRTHHASFVAFGMTKRAGVSASNDPGLAALLQAKSDAICFVAKSWDYHVRVALGCTNEENLESIAESVKAAVSAGREAMIDCEHFFDGFKANPDYALACAKAAFEAGARWVVLCDTNGGTQPSEVREIVGKVIAAGIPGRNLGIHAHDDTGQAVANSLAAVEAGARQIQGTLNGIGERCGNANLVTLIPTLMLKPAYAQRFDTGIPAASLAGISRLSRNFDELLNRAPEPQAPYVGSSAFATKAGIHASALVKEPATYEHVPPESVGNRRRVMVSDQGGKSNFIAELKRRGIEVGKSDRRLDTLISLVKEREAMGYAYEGADASFELLARRTLGSVPEFFRVESFRCMVERRYDAKGSIKTVSEAIVKIQIDGEERMSVAEGHGPVNALDIALRKDLGRFQNEIADMTLVDFKVRILNGGTEAITRVLIESHDSTGARWWTVGVSDNIIDASFQALMDSIVYKLMKNREMAGLVAAE; encoded by the coding sequence ATGACCCGCGAACGCCTCTACCTGTTCGACACGACGCTGCGCGACGGCCAGCAGACGCCGGGCATCGACTTCTCCGTCGAGGACAAGGTCGCGATTGCCAGGATGCTTGACGAGTTCGGCATGGCCTATGTCGAGGGCGGCTATCCCGGCGCGAACCCGACCGACACGGCCTTCTTCGAGAAGAGCCGGACGCATCACGCGTCCTTTGTCGCCTTCGGCATGACCAAGCGCGCCGGCGTCTCGGCCTCCAACGATCCGGGGCTGGCGGCCCTCTTGCAGGCGAAGTCCGATGCGATCTGCTTCGTCGCCAAGAGCTGGGACTATCACGTCCGCGTCGCGCTCGGCTGCACCAACGAGGAGAACCTTGAATCGATCGCGGAGTCGGTAAAGGCCGCCGTCTCCGCCGGCCGCGAGGCGATGATCGACTGCGAGCACTTCTTCGACGGCTTCAAGGCCAACCCGGACTATGCGCTGGCCTGCGCGAAGGCTGCCTTCGAGGCCGGCGCCCGCTGGGTGGTGCTGTGCGACACCAATGGCGGCACGCAGCCGTCGGAGGTGCGCGAGATCGTCGGCAAAGTCATCGCGGCCGGTATCCCGGGCCGCAACCTCGGCATCCATGCCCATGACGACACCGGCCAGGCGGTGGCGAACTCGCTGGCCGCCGTCGAAGCCGGCGCGCGCCAGATCCAGGGCACCCTGAACGGCATAGGCGAGCGCTGCGGCAACGCCAACCTCGTCACCCTGATCCCGACGCTGATGCTCAAGCCCGCTTATGCGCAGCGCTTCGACACCGGCATCCCGGCCGCGTCCCTTGCAGGCATCTCGCGCCTGTCGCGCAATTTCGACGAGTTGCTCAACCGCGCGCCCGAGCCGCAGGCCCCCTATGTCGGCTCCTCGGCCTTCGCCACCAAGGCCGGCATCCACGCCTCTGCGCTGGTGAAGGAGCCGGCGACCTACGAACACGTGCCGCCGGAAAGCGTGGGAAACCGCCGCCGCGTCATGGTCTCCGACCAGGGCGGCAAGTCGAACTTCATCGCCGAGCTCAAGCGCCGCGGCATCGAGGTGGGTAAATCCGACCGCCGCCTCGACACGCTGATTTCATTGGTCAAGGAACGCGAGGCGATGGGTTATGCCTATGAGGGCGCCGACGCCTCGTTCGAATTGCTGGCGCGTCGCACGCTCGGCTCGGTGCCGGAGTTCTTCCGCGTCGAAAGCTTCCGCTGCATGGTCGAGCGCCGCTACGACGCCAAGGGCAGCATCAAGACCGTCTCGGAAGCCATTGTGAAGATTCAGATCGACGGCGAAGAGCGCATGTCGGTCGCCGAGGGCCACGGCCCGGTCAACGCGCTTGACATCGCGCTGCGCAAGGATCTCGGCCGCTTCCAGAACGAGATCGCCGACATGACGCTGGTCGACTTCAAGGTGCGTATCCTCAACGGCGGCACCGAGGCCATCACGCGCGTCCTGATCGAAAGCCACGATTCCACCGGCGCCCGCTGGTGGACGGTCGGCGTCTCCGACAACATCATCGACGCCTCTTTCCAGGCGCTGATGGATTCGATCGTCTACAAGCTGATGAAGAACCGGGAAATGGCGGGGCTCGTGGCGGCGGAGTAG
- a CDS encoding HD family hydrolase — MADRPGAPARAWQRMLSGRRLDLLDPSPLDVEIGDVAHGLARVARWNGQTRGDHAFSVGQHSLVVEAIFHAIRPDATLAQRLAALLHDAPEYVIGDMISPFKAVVGGGYKEVEARLQAAIHLRFGLPAKLSEALKKDIKRADHVAAYFEATELAGFTTAEAAQYFGRPRWISPEKLDLAPKPAKAVEREFLKRYQALVKA; from the coding sequence ATGGCGGATCGTCCCGGCGCTCCTGCGCGTGCCTGGCAACGCATGCTGTCGGGCCGCCGGCTCGACCTGCTCGACCCTTCTCCGCTCGACGTCGAGATCGGTGACGTCGCGCATGGGCTGGCGCGCGTGGCGCGCTGGAACGGCCAGACGCGCGGCGACCACGCCTTTTCGGTCGGCCAGCATTCGCTGGTCGTCGAGGCGATCTTCCATGCGATCCGGCCGGACGCGACGCTTGCGCAGCGGCTCGCCGCCCTGCTGCACGACGCGCCGGAATATGTCATCGGCGACATGATCTCGCCGTTCAAGGCGGTGGTCGGCGGTGGCTACAAGGAGGTAGAGGCGCGGCTGCAGGCGGCGATCCACCTGCGCTTCGGCCTGCCGGCGAAATTGTCCGAGGCGCTGAAGAAGGACATCAAGCGCGCCGACCATGTGGCCGCCTATTTCGAGGCGACGGAGCTGGCCGGCTTCACGACTGCCGAGGCGGCGCAGTATTTCGGCCGGCCACGCTGGATCTCGCCGGAAAAGCTCGACCTCGCGCCGAAGCCTGCGAAGGCGGTGGAGCGCGAGTTCCTGAAGCGCTACCAGGCGCTGGTCAAGGCGTAG
- a CDS encoding endonuclease domain-containing protein → MPHTPLPPNNRDRAKAMRRKMTQAELKLWNEARAHRLGGLSLRRQYGIGDYIVDFACPANRLVIELDGSQHGEEEVAERDARRTAFLEASGWTILRFWNDDVLRDIEGVCQHIVTAAGLAAGDAARYARPSAATPEEHHP, encoded by the coding sequence ATGCCGCACACGCCGCTGCCTCCGAACAATCGGGACCGCGCCAAGGCCATGCGCCGGAAGATGACCCAGGCGGAGCTGAAGCTGTGGAACGAAGCGCGCGCCCATCGGCTGGGAGGCCTGTCGCTGCGGCGACAATACGGCATCGGCGACTACATCGTCGACTTCGCCTGTCCCGCCAATAGGCTGGTCATCGAACTGGACGGCAGCCAGCACGGCGAAGAGGAGGTTGCGGAGCGCGACGCGCGGCGGACTGCGTTTCTGGAGGCCAGCGGCTGGACCATCCTCCGCTTCTGGAATGACGACGTGCTGCGCGACATCGAGGGCGTGTGCCAGCACATCGTCACCGCGGCGGGCCTCGCCGCGGGGGATGCTGCGCGCTACGCTCGCCCGTCTGCAGCCACCCCGGAGGAGCATCACCCATGA
- a CDS encoding VOC family protein, with product MIDHTGIPISDPDKAKTFYDAAMGAIGAKVLMTVPKEFTGGKWVAGYGRTKPDFWLTESDAIGPGRHYAFTAASRAEVDAFYTAALAAGGRDNGAPGIRAHYHPDYYGAFVFDPDGNNVEAVCHRPE from the coding sequence ATGATCGACCACACCGGCATACCCATCTCCGACCCCGACAAGGCAAAAACCTTCTACGACGCGGCGATGGGCGCCATCGGCGCAAAGGTCCTTATGACCGTGCCGAAGGAGTTCACCGGCGGCAAATGGGTCGCCGGCTATGGCCGCACGAAGCCTGATTTCTGGCTGACCGAGTCCGACGCGATCGGCCCCGGCCGCCACTATGCCTTCACGGCCGCCTCCCGCGCCGAGGTCGACGCCTTCTACACGGCGGCGCTTGCCGCCGGCGGCCGCGACAACGGCGCGCCGGGCATCCGTGCCCATTACCATCCCGACTATTACGGCGCCTTCGTCTTCGATCCCGACGGCAACAATGTCGAAGCCGTCTGCCACAGGCCGGAGTGA
- a CDS encoding folate-binding protein YgfZ — MPSVSLADRALIRVSGPDAEHFLQNIVTADLSDLPEGAIKPCALLTPQGKILFDFLIARDGADTFLIDCRADVADELSRRLMLYRLRAKAEISKLDQTFVTIEWGGDSGASGNDSTQAFRDLRFVEPIVWRRHGGAAGSDVPEDWHLLRIENGVAESGSDYQLSDVFPHDVLLDQNGGVGFRKGCYVGQEVVSRMQHRGTARRRVLVAHGDGPLPAPGTEITANGRAIGTLGTVAGERGLAIVRIDRVKDAVDAGVPILADETAVALAIPPHARFTFPQDADAGAD; from the coding sequence ATGCCGAGCGTATCCCTCGCCGACCGCGCGCTGATCCGAGTGTCGGGACCAGACGCCGAACATTTCCTGCAGAACATCGTGACGGCGGACCTGTCGGACCTGCCTGAAGGTGCGATCAAGCCGTGCGCGCTGCTGACGCCGCAGGGCAAGATCCTGTTCGACTTCCTGATCGCGCGTGACGGGGCCGACACCTTCCTGATCGACTGCCGGGCGGATGTCGCGGACGAGCTGTCGCGGCGCCTGATGCTCTACCGGCTGCGGGCGAAGGCGGAGATTTCCAAGCTCGATCAAACGTTTGTCACGATCGAGTGGGGTGGTGATTCAGGCGCTTCAGGAAATGATTCAACGCAAGCCTTCCGCGACCTGCGCTTCGTCGAGCCGATAGTCTGGCGGCGCCATGGCGGTGCGGCGGGCTCGGACGTGCCCGAAGACTGGCACCTGCTGCGGATCGAAAACGGCGTGGCGGAGAGCGGGAGTGACTATCAGCTCTCCGACGTTTTCCCGCACGATGTGCTGCTCGACCAGAACGGCGGTGTCGGCTTCAGGAAGGGCTGCTATGTCGGCCAGGAGGTCGTCTCGCGCATGCAGCATCGCGGCACCGCGCGACGGCGCGTGCTGGTGGCGCATGGCGACGGGCCGCTGCCAGCGCCTGGCACCGAAATCACCGCCAACGGACGGGCGATCGGCACGCTCGGCACCGTCGCGGGCGAGCGGGGACTGGCGATCGTCAGGATCGACAGGGTGAAGGACGCCGTCGACGCAGGCGTGCCGATCCTGGCCGACGAAACGGCGGTGGCGCTTGCGATCCCGCCGCATGCGCGCTTCACCTTCCCGCAGGATGCGGACGCCGGAGCGGACTGA
- the cysS gene encoding cysteine--tRNA ligase encodes MSEGFKGLRLYNTLTRTKEDFVPIDAARVRMYVCGPTVYDYAHIGNARPAIVFDVLYRLLRHLYGADHVTYVRNITDVDDKINARALRDYGAEIEAGKLSLNEAIRKVTEPTYEQYQKDVTALGCLPPTFQPRATEFMLPRADGKSDMATLIQSLIDRGHAYVSNGEVLFDVASMADYGQLSKRPLDEQQAGARIAVDAHKKNPADFVLWKESSVDEPGWEASFRVSDDNRRALDLPSNMVAIRGRPGWHIECSAMSAAYLGEVFDIHGGGLDLIFPHHENEIAQSRCAHGTEVMANYWLHNGFLQVEGKKMSKSDGNFVTIHELLETEKFGGRTWPGEVLRLAMLMTHYREPIDFSVRKLEEAENTLRKWKRAADLADLAAATVPAAVIDPLADDLGSYQAFQALSELASSASSEIAAAASLKTALAFLGFDTGGTDVDTAAVQQTVTRRLAFIAQKNWAEADRIRDELLAQGIQLKDGKDPTTGERITTWEVKR; translated from the coding sequence ATGTCTGAGGGGTTCAAGGGCCTGAGGCTCTACAACACGCTGACGCGGACGAAGGAGGACTTCGTCCCGATCGATGCGGCGCGCGTGCGCATGTATGTCTGCGGCCCGACGGTCTACGACTACGCCCATATCGGCAATGCGCGGCCGGCGATCGTTTTCGACGTGCTCTACCGGCTGCTGCGCCATCTCTACGGCGCGGACCATGTCACCTATGTCCGCAACATCACCGACGTGGACGACAAGATCAACGCGCGTGCGCTGCGCGACTATGGCGCCGAGATCGAGGCCGGAAAGCTATCGCTCAACGAGGCGATCCGCAAGGTCACCGAGCCGACCTACGAGCAGTACCAGAAGGACGTCACCGCGCTCGGCTGCCTGCCCCCCACCTTCCAGCCGCGCGCGACCGAATTCATGCTGCCCCGCGCCGACGGCAAGTCCGACATGGCTACGCTGATTCAATCCCTCATCGATCGCGGCCATGCCTATGTTTCCAATGGCGAAGTCCTGTTCGACGTGGCTTCGATGGCCGACTACGGCCAGCTCTCCAAGCGCCCGCTCGATGAACAGCAGGCCGGCGCGCGCATCGCCGTCGATGCGCACAAGAAGAACCCGGCCGATTTCGTGCTCTGGAAGGAGAGCTCAGTCGACGAGCCCGGATGGGAAGCGTCGTTTCGCGTCTCGGACGACAACCGTCGCGCCCTGGACCTGCCCTCGAACATGGTCGCCATCCGTGGCCGGCCCGGCTGGCACATCGAATGCTCGGCCATGTCGGCCGCCTATCTCGGCGAGGTGTTCGACATCCATGGCGGCGGCCTCGACCTGATCTTCCCTCACCACGAAAACGAGATCGCCCAGTCCCGCTGCGCCCACGGCACCGAGGTGATGGCCAACTACTGGCTCCACAACGGCTTCCTCCAGGTTGAGGGGAAGAAGATGTCGAAGTCGGACGGCAATTTCGTCACCATCCACGAACTGCTGGAGACGGAGAAATTCGGCGGCCGGACGTGGCCGGGTGAGGTGCTGCGGCTGGCGATGCTGATGACGCACTATCGCGAGCCGATTGATTTCAGCGTGCGCAAGCTTGAGGAGGCGGAGAACACGCTGCGGAAATGGAAACGCGCCGCCGATCTCGCCGACCTCGCGGCAGCGACCGTTCCGGCGGCCGTAATCGATCCGCTCGCCGACGACCTGGGCAGTTATCAGGCCTTCCAGGCGCTCAGCGAGCTCGCTTCCTCCGCCTCGTCTGAGATCGCAGCCGCCGCCTCGCTCAAGACTGCGCTGGCATTCCTCGGCTTCGACACCGGCGGCACCGACGTCGACACCGCCGCCGTGCAACAAACCGTCACCCGCCGCCTCGCCTTCATCGCTCAGAAGAACTGGGCCGAAGCCGACCGCATCCGCGACGAGCTTCTGGCGCAAGGCATTCAGCTCAAGGACGGCAAGGACCCGACGACCGGCGAGCGCATCACGACATGGGAGGTGAAGCGGTGA